The Dickeya poaceiphila DNA window AGATGCACGAACGTGGTTGCCGGGACAATCTCGCGGATGGGGTCGAACTGGCGCTGCTTCAGTAACCGGCGCACCTCGGAGGCGGAAATCGCCAGGCCGGAATGCTGACGAGTGCGCTCAATTTCCACCACCTCCAGCGCCGGGGCGGCCACCTGCGTGGCCTGCTCCAGCCAGTGGTGCATATCCTGGTTGTACCGGTTGGTCACCGGGCAGAACGGCTCGGTGCCGACAAAGCGCCGGGTGATGCCGAGCGCCGGGGCGATATACTGGCGAAAGATGATCAGATCCAGCGCCGCATGGGCCTGGGTCACCAGTGTCTCTTCCTTCAGGAAATAGCCCGGAAAGGTGGCCCTGGAGATCATGTACTCCGACCCGGCGTGCACCGTCAGGTTCGGGATATGGGCCACGCCCTGACGCACCATCTCCAGGCGCTCGGTGAACGGGAAAAAGGAGACGTCCTCCCGCACCACGAAGATATGCAGCCAGTCACAGGCGCCGGCGGCCTGCTCGGCCAGATAGCGGTGCCCCAGCGTAAACGGGTTGGCGTTCATCACGATGGCGCCGATGTCCCGGCCCGGTCTGGCCTCGGCTGCCAGCGACTGGCAATACTGCCGGATGCCGATGGGGGTGTTCTCCATCAGCACCGCCTGGTCGTCATAGCAGGCCAGCGGGTAGAAGCCGCAGCCGCGGAACACCGCGGTGTTGCCAGGACGGGTGTAGAGAAACAGATGGAACTGGCCGCGGGCGGCGGCAAACTGCACCACCTCGTTCACCACCTTTACCCCCAGGTTCAGCTCGCGGTAGTCGGGCGCCACCGCCACACACTTGATGGTAGTGGCGCACAGCCCGGCACAGGCCACCAGCCTGCCGTTATGCCTGCCTGCCACAAAAAATTCGACATCCCTGTCCATGCCCAGCTGGCACACCGCCAGCAGGTCGGTAATCTCAGTCAGTTCAGAGGAAGGAAGGCGAACATCCAGCGTGGCAAACGTAACACTCTCATCGTCATCGGCGTACATAACGGTTATCCTGCTTTTTGCTGTACCACATCACACCTCCGGCGTACCGGAGGAGATACCCGTCAGTGTTCCACGGCGGCAGGAACCGCACGTGATGCTTTCACCGGCTGGGCGGCTTCACCAATGGTGTTGCGCAGGTGGCCCACGTTTTCGATTTCCACTTCAATGCTGTCGCCCGGCTTCATAAACAGCGGCGGCGTGCGTTTCTTGCCCACGCCCCCCGGCGACCCGGTAATGATGACGTCACCGGCGCTCAGCGCGGTGAAGGTGCTGATGTATTCGATCAGGTCCGCCACCTTGTGGATCATGCTGGCGGTGTTGTCGTCCTGCACCATGTGACCGTTCAGGTAGGTGCGGATGGCCAGGGCGTGCGGGTCCGGAATTTCGTCACGGGTGGTGAGGTACGGCCCGAATGCGCCGGTCTTCTGCCAGTTCTTGCCGGCGGTAAACCAGCTGTGCTGCCAGTCACGGGCGGAGCCGTCCATGTAGCAGCTGTAACCGGCGACAAACGACAGCGCCTCGTCACGGCTGATGTTCTGACCGCTTTTGCCGATGATGACCGCCAGTTCGCCTTCATAGTCAAACTCGCTGGAGTAGTGCGGCTTGAGCACCTGGGTGCCGTGACCGGTCTGCGAGTCGGCGAAGCGCACAAACAGCGTCGGGGCCGGGTTCTGTTCATTGAATTCCTTGCGTTTGTCGGCATAGTTCATGCCGACGCACAGGATTTTGGATGGCGCCACAATCACCGGCAGGAAGGTCACGTCGGCCACGGCCACATCCGGGGTTTCGTTCTGGAAGGCGGCGGCGTCATGGAGCGCATCGCCCGCCAGCAACGCCTTCAGGTCCGGGTAACGGTTGCCGAGGCGGCTGCCCAAATCAATCAGACCCGCAGGCGTGTGGATCCCGTAGCTGTTTTTACCGTTATAGCGGTAACTTGCAAGTTTCATAACGACACCTGGTGTGAGTTCAAAACATGTTTTGTACCGGCTGAATAATCATATTCAGCGCGGTATCCCTTATTTATTTTTCAGATGTTTCATCTTATCGGGTATTTTATTTACCCGATTTATTCATCCGATTATTTATTATTTTCTGCCGCAACCAGGCTGACACGCTGAATACCGTTCAGATATGTCGCTACTACAATACCGCTGACCAGCAAGGTAATAATAAACGCCGTCATGCCCATCCAACCAGCTGAAGAGAAGATAAGGCCGTTGCAGTAACCCACTACCGAGCCACCCATGTAGTAGAAGAACAAATACAGTGCGGTTGCCTGCCCACGGGCATGGGTAGCATTTTTACTGACCCAGCTCAACCCGATGGAGTGGCAGCCAAAGAAACAACCGGTAAACAGAATGGCACCGATAATAAAGATGGTCAGATTAGCGGTTAATGTCATCAGCAT harbors:
- the citC gene encoding [citrate (pro-3S)-lyase] ligase codes for the protein MYADDDESVTFATLDVRLPSSELTEITDLLAVCQLGMDRDVEFFVAGRHNGRLVACAGLCATTIKCVAVAPDYRELNLGVKVVNEVVQFAAARGQFHLFLYTRPGNTAVFRGCGFYPLACYDDQAVLMENTPIGIRQYCQSLAAEARPGRDIGAIVMNANPFTLGHRYLAEQAAGACDWLHIFVVREDVSFFPFTERLEMVRQGVAHIPNLTVHAGSEYMISRATFPGYFLKEETLVTQAHAALDLIIFRQYIAPALGITRRFVGTEPFCPVTNRYNQDMHHWLEQATQVAAPALEVVEIERTRQHSGLAISASEVRRLLKQRQFDPIREIVPATTFVHLQRYGELACA
- a CDS encoding fumarylacetoacetate hydrolase family protein; amino-acid sequence: MKLASYRYNGKNSYGIHTPAGLIDLGSRLGNRYPDLKALLAGDALHDAAAFQNETPDVAVADVTFLPVIVAPSKILCVGMNYADKRKEFNEQNPAPTLFVRFADSQTGHGTQVLKPHYSSEFDYEGELAVIIGKSGQNISRDEALSFVAGYSCYMDGSARDWQHSWFTAGKNWQKTGAFGPYLTTRDEIPDPHALAIRTYLNGHMVQDDNTASMIHKVADLIEYISTFTALSAGDVIITGSPGGVGKKRTPPLFMKPGDSIEVEIENVGHLRNTIGEAAQPVKASRAVPAAVEH